A single region of the Streptomyces vilmorinianum genome encodes:
- a CDS encoding FHA domain-containing protein — protein sequence MPPRLVGHQGSLAGQQFPIGTTPVTLGRNGDNSIVIVGGNVSRFHAEVRREGHGFVLYDSGSSNGTRVNGERVTSHELQPGDLIEIGTETFRFEAADAMETILDLSVLRPLAPSSQATLAAGPVLNVTVSGGGPVGLSFALLLEHLMGHRVAITVYDGRWAQDGAKVVWKSESEGNVRRQQVVTVQSRQYLNLPEEVQGRLFRGDAYSEMWPVGPDSIRGYNPRNLRIAYIEDTLLELANEKPDRIRLVPANFDPAEHQKAETKDHVLAICEGGRSRTREYFADKFGNADKSIYSLQGRHIQDVVLGLRVKSTLTDPMTVLLTVAQNRFLLNALRGEGFLNMRLTDAEAAEVVGIDPVRHVFEECIASRPCVMGRDDHGDFQCSTHSTLFLPAMVRGSALWKRVLEGLALFGVAEKDLSAVTAFRLDMVQRPRFTTRLHSATSTSPGTYGFLLGDAANAIHFWPGRGLNSGLGSAISLARSLNGAWNGRPFRDADFARHEAAMSMLQYRHKSRAWNTMITTDENGVSRPIKEKIAQSIEEWEGKDLDRNADIDALMERLRSIRDRLASRVPGMPDDSTLRDHLETLNSSTLRTLWESGAWDTLIVGGEEVDIDIFYQQDSPATTATRKTPAAS from the coding sequence ATGCCTCCTCGGCTCGTTGGCCATCAAGGCTCTCTGGCTGGACAGCAGTTCCCGATCGGCACCACACCGGTAACCCTGGGTCGCAACGGCGACAACAGCATAGTGATAGTCGGCGGGAACGTCTCACGCTTTCACGCCGAAGTGCGCCGCGAGGGCCACGGATTCGTGCTGTACGACAGTGGCAGCAGTAATGGAACGCGGGTCAACGGGGAGCGTGTGACCTCGCACGAGCTGCAGCCCGGAGATCTCATCGAGATCGGAACCGAGACGTTCCGTTTCGAAGCGGCCGACGCGATGGAGACCATCCTCGACCTCTCCGTGCTGCGGCCGCTCGCCCCCTCCTCCCAGGCGACCCTGGCGGCAGGGCCGGTACTGAACGTCACGGTCTCGGGCGGTGGTCCCGTCGGCCTCAGTTTCGCTCTGCTCCTCGAACACCTCATGGGGCATCGCGTCGCCATCACCGTGTACGACGGTCGCTGGGCGCAGGACGGGGCGAAGGTCGTCTGGAAGAGCGAAAGCGAGGGCAACGTACGCCGGCAGCAGGTCGTCACGGTGCAGAGCCGCCAGTACCTGAACCTCCCCGAGGAAGTGCAGGGCCGGTTGTTCCGCGGCGACGCGTACTCCGAGATGTGGCCGGTCGGCCCCGACTCGATCCGTGGCTACAACCCGAGGAACCTCCGCATCGCCTACATCGAGGACACGCTCCTCGAATTGGCCAACGAAAAGCCGGACCGCATCCGGCTGGTCCCCGCCAATTTCGACCCGGCCGAGCACCAGAAAGCCGAGACCAAGGATCACGTACTCGCCATTTGCGAGGGCGGTCGCTCCCGAACGCGAGAGTATTTCGCCGACAAGTTCGGAAACGCCGACAAGTCCATCTACTCGCTGCAAGGCCGGCACATTCAGGACGTCGTCCTGGGCCTGCGCGTCAAGTCGACTCTGACGGACCCCATGACGGTCCTGCTGACCGTGGCCCAGAACCGCTTCCTCCTCAACGCCCTTCGCGGCGAAGGATTCCTGAACATGCGGCTCACCGACGCCGAGGCCGCGGAAGTGGTCGGCATCGATCCGGTCCGGCATGTATTCGAGGAGTGCATCGCCTCACGCCCGTGCGTCATGGGGCGGGACGACCACGGTGACTTCCAGTGCTCGACGCACAGCACGCTCTTCCTGCCCGCGATGGTCAGGGGTTCGGCCCTGTGGAAGCGGGTGCTGGAGGGGCTGGCGCTGTTCGGTGTCGCCGAGAAGGACCTGAGCGCCGTCACCGCCTTCCGGCTCGACATGGTGCAGCGGCCCAGGTTCACCACCCGTCTCCACTCGGCCACGTCGACCTCCCCGGGGACGTACGGCTTCCTGCTCGGCGACGCCGCCAACGCCATCCACTTCTGGCCGGGCCGAGGACTCAACAGCGGCCTGGGCTCCGCCATCTCGCTGGCCCGGTCCCTCAACGGCGCCTGGAACGGCAGGCCGTTCCGCGACGCCGACTTCGCCCGCCACGAAGCGGCGATGTCCATGCTCCAGTACCGGCACAAGAGCCGCGCCTGGAACACGATGATCACCACCGACGAGAACGGCGTCAGCCGCCCGATCAAGGAGAAGATCGCCCAGAGCATCGAGGAGTGGGAAGGGAAGGACCTCGACAGGAACGCGGACATCGACGCCCTCATGGAACGACTGCGGTCGATCCGCGACCGGCTGGCGTCACGCGTCCCCGGCATGCCTGACGACTCGACTCTCCGGGACCACCTGGAGACGCTCAACTCCTCGACCCTGCGCACGCTGTGGGAGAGCGGGGCGTGGGACACCCTGATCGTCGGCGGTGAAGAGGTGGACATCGACATCTTCTACCAGCAGGACTCACCGGCCACGACCGCCACGAGGAAGACCCCCGCGGCGTCGTGA
- a CDS encoding RNA polymerase sigma factor has protein sequence MNGSSRRAPEAEDPFSSRGEDGRTLHAEIRGKVFHSLRTFRDLGDTDRYEITDAAILTAYRAGRLDPAHQPVAYVKKIAHRQARAYLAARSKEDLTGDFVETWGDLAGEDGMDCDGLEPGDRTREDREVWEIVDNAIRRISAPQCRAVMERQSQGQDDDTIATGLGTSKNTVYQQRSRGLGAIETELKDYIRPAHKPPTPAKQGEQ, from the coding sequence GTGAACGGCTCATCCCGCCGCGCCCCGGAGGCCGAGGATCCGTTCAGTTCCCGCGGCGAGGACGGACGCACCCTGCACGCGGAGATCCGCGGCAAGGTCTTCCACTCGCTGCGGACCTTCCGGGACCTCGGCGACACCGACCGGTACGAGATCACGGACGCGGCCATCCTCACCGCCTACCGCGCGGGAAGGCTCGACCCCGCCCACCAGCCGGTCGCGTACGTGAAGAAGATCGCTCACCGGCAGGCACGCGCCTACCTGGCCGCGCGCAGCAAGGAAGACCTGACCGGTGACTTCGTCGAGACCTGGGGCGACCTGGCGGGCGAGGACGGCATGGACTGCGACGGCCTGGAGCCCGGGGACCGGACGCGCGAGGACCGCGAGGTCTGGGAGATCGTCGACAACGCGATCCGGCGAATATCCGCCCCGCAGTGCCGCGCGGTGATGGAACGCCAGAGCCAGGGCCAGGACGACGACACCATCGCGACCGGACTCGGCACCAGCAAGAACACGGTCTACCAGCAGCGCAGCCGTGGGCTCGGCGCGATCGAGACAGAGCTGAAGGACTACATCCGGCCCGCACACAAGCCGCCAACGCCGGCCAAGCAAGGTGAGCAGTGA
- a CDS encoding IclR family transcriptional regulator domain-containing protein, with protein MTGDSEAFQHLTVPAAPADHWDRPDGAWPGRPPQGTRTAERFAEDRQAANSAYVMGSRALRRGDLPRARTWFAVACGQRHPGAAFRAAVLALRASRGPYPAHTAVLTALCRAAAWGHGDAPLLIAPFLREPELEGLLGALRTELAAVSAPSAVSAPSAGEHEPEDGEFYEELLAYCTRVKLPLARAQGGSGGATPAGDTRGVEAAEVPTPAAPADTDEGLKPAAARAGSASRPWSVWEPGAGRRPVGRPEAGSEVESSLRVLDVLYLVREAGSPVTTDDVARTARSTPAQAAELMAWLADNSLTRALPDGTHTTGPLLESIARGEDVLQHVLNRLRDDTGAAVYVSAYTDGEVSIPYSAFGPDIPKVTEHAPFREAAHASAVGKSLLAQLTHEARMDHLSRWRPVPLTERTITNHKALFHSLDRHGSEGAHFDLLEYSDAEVCAAISVPLPGRPHCIALSLPIAQRHRLIDAADILSNRSTGLLLALILATLPRQPAVAPSATAAEGGAGLHDRSTSSLYVPRPTLCLPPSLDPAPPGRLVIVQGF; from the coding sequence ATGACCGGCGACAGCGAGGCCTTCCAGCACCTCACCGTGCCGGCTGCGCCGGCCGACCACTGGGACCGCCCCGACGGCGCCTGGCCGGGACGGCCGCCGCAGGGCACCCGCACCGCCGAACGGTTCGCCGAGGACCGTCAGGCCGCCAACAGCGCCTACGTCATGGGCTCGCGTGCCTTGCGGCGAGGAGACCTCCCGCGCGCGAGGACCTGGTTCGCCGTCGCCTGTGGCCAGCGGCACCCCGGGGCGGCGTTCCGCGCCGCGGTGCTCGCGCTGCGCGCCTCCCGTGGCCCGTACCCCGCCCATACGGCGGTCCTGACGGCCTTGTGCCGGGCGGCCGCATGGGGGCACGGCGACGCCCCGCTCCTGATCGCACCGTTCCTGCGCGAGCCGGAGCTGGAAGGCCTCCTGGGCGCGCTACGGACCGAGCTCGCGGCCGTGTCCGCGCCCTCGGCCGTGTCCGCGCCGTCGGCCGGAGAACACGAGCCGGAGGATGGCGAGTTCTACGAGGAACTGCTGGCGTACTGCACGCGCGTGAAGCTCCCGCTGGCGAGGGCGCAGGGCGGATCGGGTGGGGCGACGCCGGCTGGGGACACCCGCGGCGTCGAGGCGGCGGAGGTGCCGACGCCGGCCGCGCCGGCCGACACGGACGAGGGCCTGAAGCCCGCGGCCGCGCGCGCCGGGTCCGCGTCCCGTCCGTGGTCGGTCTGGGAGCCTGGCGCCGGCCGCAGGCCGGTCGGCCGGCCGGAGGCGGGAAGCGAGGTGGAGTCCTCGCTGCGCGTCCTGGACGTGCTCTACCTGGTACGGGAAGCCGGCTCCCCCGTGACCACGGACGATGTCGCCCGCACCGCCCGCAGCACTCCCGCGCAGGCCGCCGAGCTGATGGCCTGGCTCGCGGACAACAGCCTCACCCGCGCCCTGCCCGACGGTACTCACACGACCGGCCCGCTCCTGGAATCCATCGCCCGCGGGGAGGACGTCCTGCAGCACGTCCTCAACCGGCTGCGGGACGACACCGGCGCCGCCGTGTACGTCAGCGCCTACACCGACGGCGAAGTCAGCATCCCCTACTCGGCCTTCGGCCCCGACATCCCCAAGGTCACCGAGCACGCGCCGTTCCGCGAGGCCGCTCACGCCAGCGCCGTCGGCAAGAGCCTCCTCGCCCAGCTCACCCACGAAGCCCGCATGGACCACCTCTCGCGCTGGCGACCCGTCCCCCTCACAGAGAGGACCATCACCAACCACAAGGCGCTCTTCCACTCCCTCGACCGCCACGGCTCCGAAGGGGCCCACTTCGACCTCCTCGAATACTCCGACGCCGAAGTGTGCGCCGCGATCTCCGTACCGCTGCCCGGCCGGCCGCATTGCATCGCGCTCTCCCTGCCCATCGCTCAGCGTCACCGTCTCATCGACGCCGCCGACATACTCAGCAACCGGTCCACCGGGCTGCTTCTGGCCCTCATCCTCGCCACACTCCCCCGGCAACCCGCCGTCGCACCGTCGGCCACCGCCGCCGAAGGCGGGGCGGGGTTGCACGACCGCTCGACCAGCAGCCTGTACGTTCCGCGACCGACGCTGTGCCTGCCGCCCTCACTCGACCCGGCTCCGCCGGGCCGGCTCGTGATCGTCCAGGGCTTCTGA
- a CDS encoding DUF5709 domain-containing protein, with translation MSENQPASRGDDVYQPEHTDGANRPSGELDPDNALDTEPTDDLSQPGYSPPDRPQAVTRHGTTLREGREGESLDARLAQELPDVTPPPGDDIGDLANGEGEPVDPESGASRAGRLTQPTGGGPATLVARDVGPDDGVASAEEAAVHEDTGIDGAG, from the coding sequence ATGTCCGAGAACCAGCCCGCCTCCCGCGGAGACGATGTCTACCAGCCCGAGCACACGGACGGTGCCAACCGTCCGAGTGGCGAGCTCGACCCGGACAACGCGCTCGATACGGAACCCACGGACGACCTGAGTCAGCCCGGGTACTCGCCGCCAGACCGGCCGCAGGCCGTCACCCGGCACGGCACGACCCTCCGGGAAGGGCGCGAGGGCGAGTCGCTCGACGCGCGCCTCGCCCAGGAGCTCCCCGATGTCACGCCCCCGCCGGGCGACGACATCGGTGATCTGGCGAACGGCGAGGGCGAGCCGGTCGACCCCGAGTCGGGCGCTTCCCGAGCGGGCCGTCTCACCCAGCCGACCGGAGGCGGCCCCGCCACCCTCGTGGCGCGGGATGTCGGCCCGGACGACGGCGTGGCATCGGCCGAGGAAGCCGCCGTGCACGAGGACACCGGTATCGACGGCGCCGGCTGA
- a CDS encoding DUF3140 domain-containing protein: MAGDVPQELWDEFHRVVNMTSRELREWLRTSSATEAAEVVPDAAGTETGRRVADILGKRPGDLTDEDVRVMREVVDTVRGQRVAGLDTKAGDAAWRHRLMSLGHDPLKPV; encoded by the coding sequence ATGGCCGGCGACGTTCCCCAGGAGCTGTGGGACGAGTTCCACCGGGTCGTGAACATGACGTCGAGGGAGCTACGGGAGTGGCTTCGCACCTCGTCCGCCACCGAGGCGGCCGAGGTGGTCCCCGACGCGGCCGGCACGGAGACAGGCCGTCGCGTGGCCGACATCCTCGGCAAGCGGCCGGGAGACCTGACCGACGAGGACGTGCGCGTCATGCGTGAGGTCGTGGACACCGTGCGGGGGCAGCGTGTCGCCGGACTCGACACCAAGGCGGGCGACGCCGCGTGGAGACACCGGCTGATGAGCCTGGGCCACGACCCGCTCAAGCCGGTCTGA